Below is a window of Sus scrofa isolate TJ Tabasco breed Duroc chromosome 10, Sscrofa11.1, whole genome shotgun sequence DNA.
ctcaataaactttATCTTTCATAACATTAGATTAACTTCAATTGTTTCACTTGCCCTTTGGCCCCTTTTCTTTTGGTCTAGCTCCCAGTTTTGTCCTGTTTTGTTTCACACCAGCACTCTCCATTCATACCTGCAAGTGAAAAGTGGCTCAGCTTGACACCTTATACAGTACCTACCTTCCCAGTAGGATTTCTAGGGAATTTCTATTattctgggaggaaaaaaaaaagaagaagaagaaaaacacatcttTGCAAACTGAATAGAAGAAAAACAGtaactgttaatttttaaaaatttaagtaagtGACCTGACCTGATATTCTGTGCAAAACAATTCTATTCTCTCTCTATCAAATTTACAGTCTTCTAGGTaagtgctgaaggaaaaaaaaacaaaaaacaaaaaaacaaagtttaatttctattttaaaaactgaatctgGAATCATAAAGGtactatttgaaaagaaatggatatttaaATAAATCCTGTACCTTAGAGTTGATTTGTCAGCTCTTTGCTTTCCAGCCTCCAGTATGTAAGTTGCAGCTGCGGCATGACAATGTTTTAAAACCACTGGGTCGATACATTTCAAGTCTGGGTGATCTAAAATACATTAATTGGCAGTGATGCCTGTGATAACAAATTCTTTGTAGTCCTGTttctaaaaagatatttttatttgggTAAAGAACCCCCTTTTAACAAGATAACAAGAAGAATTCAACTGTAAGGACTGCCAATTATAAGTAAATGAGAGGAGCAACATGGTCAATGGCAAAATAATAAAGAGCACACGTCAATAATTATGCTGTTACCTGGTCTCGATTACCTTCTCTTTATTTTGCCTTAACActtttgtgtgtgggggtgtgtgtgtttaaatataGTCCTAGTGTAAAATAACTTTGCAGTGATCATTGTAACGCTGGATGGAGTCAATTCAGAGGAAAATAAGATGAATATTTTTACATGGTGTAAATTTAAGAAGGAATAAACTTTCCTTCTAAAGATTGATTAATTTTAGGGTAACTGGCTCCATGGACTAATTAATAcatgggggttggggagagggaactagtgcagaatataaaatacaattttcaaaatattttcaggtttcgacagtcatctttttttttttttttttgagattaacCCAGGTGGTGGTTACTATTTTCGTCTAAAGGACTTCCACTTTCATACTTTTTGCACACGTGTTTAGCTCgtgaaactaaagaaaaaaacaaaaatttgaattgagatatttatatttaagaaaatcatCTAAAAGTGATCTGTCTTAAAACATGCCTCCATCCATACTGACACCGCACTCCGCAATCACTGACCGGACCACTTACAAAAGACTCTTGATAACTGGTGCGGAACAAAACCTTATGCACCACAGTTTAAGGTTCTAGACGTGGAACCTGTGCAAAACATATTGAACTAGTGTTGGAGTGATCAGAAGAACTTGAGGTAGTCTCTAAGCTGGAAAATGTCAACACTATTTGACCTGGTAATTACTCTGGAAGCAGACCTTTAAAACCTTTGCCAGCCTAGCACTTAAAGCTTGAATTGCAGAGAAGCTGCCCCGATGAAGTCCAAGTGTCAAACAGCCTTTGCCCCAGACCTGGCGGAAAACCTCAGACATTTTAGGCCACAAACAAGACTTGAACACGGGTTTACAAAGGAACAAAGAGCCTGCGAAGGGAAATCAGGCCAGGAACGTGTAGTTGGCTGTGTGCAGGTGCCAACTGGGGACAGAACAATGCTCGGGGTCCGCCGTGGGTTCTGGCAGAGCCACATCCCCACACTCCGTCCGGAGCGAAGGGCGAAGCCCGGAGACTTCCTCTTCCCGGGGCTTTCCCCTTCTCGCTCGGTCTCGCTCCTCTTCTCCGAGCGCCCCTCCACCCAGGCCGATCCAGCGCAGAGCCAAGCGGCTTACCTAACACGGCCTCGTCCGCCTGGGCGTCCAGCAGGCTCTGGAAAGCCGCCCGGAGGAGAAGCGTGAAGGCGTTGGAGTCGAAGGAGCCGGGATCTGCCAGCATCTGGAAGCCTTTCTGCACATACTCCGAGAGCTCCATTGTGAGCGCGCCGTGACCTTCGACACGCGCACCACGTGACGCGCGCCGCGCGCTCAGCTGATGCGGCCGCGCGCGCACGCGGCTGGGGCGGCGGCGCGGACTGCGGGCCTTCGCGCCCGGGGCCTCCCCTCTGGTCTCCCCGCCCGCGCCCCGACCCGCGCCCCCGGCCTCCtgccagccgccgccgccgccgccgccgcttccGTCCAGCCCTTCCTTCTGCGCCCGCCGCGGGAGCTCCCGCGCCTCAGCAGGAGGGGCGGCCCGGGCGCTTTGTGGACGCGCTCGGCTCTTTCTCCCCTCGCGGCGCTCACCTAGAACTGTCACCGGCTCCTGCGGGGCCAACGGGAGCGCTCGCGAAAGACCCCCATCGGGAGGTGGAGACGGTGTCGGGATCccggcccccacctcccccccgaGGACTACGCCTTCCGCGCTCCTCGCCCAGCTCCAGACACTGCGCGAGCTCCAGTCTAAGGCAACTGGTTGGGTTTTTGGTTTGgagatttttttagaaaaactcaACAGCACAGCCCGTTTGTGAGTGAGACTGTAGAAGTCTAATTATAATTCttacttgtttttcctttttccttgtcatttctgGATTACAGCAATTGGTTCCTTcctgtgtgggggggtgtctacACAAATATCCGTATATATAGTGCGCGCGTGTACTTCGGCAATTGAGGGTTTAATACCTTAACGCACGAACATATTGGACAGGattatgaaaattataagatatcgGTGCAGATAAACACCTTTCAAAAGCAAACTGATACACATTTTGAGCTACTGTACTCACAACATCCATAGGTCCTGTTTTAACTAGTCAAGcaatcttcatttatttataacagATAAATAACTTAGTGAAGTATAGTTAGGAATGGCAAAATCTTTATTAGAAGTGAATTACTGTTTCTGATACCCGTAACATTAAAGGGTCAAATATTGTATAAAGTTTAACTTCCTCTTTATATTTCCACAAAGTTAGAGAACAAgaatgattcttaaaaaaaaaaaaaaaaaaaaaaaaaaaaaaaaaggcaacaaccgcGAAGCAAAGTAGAGTATGCATTTTTtgatcaaaataatttaaaaagtcaaaatgaagGTTTTTTCTCcggtggaggggagggataagGAACGAGAAAGATGTTTGTCCTCAGGAGGCATTATTTGAAACAGACCCAATATGAAACACTTTTTGAGGCATAATTTAGGtgcttatttgttaaaaaaaaaagtttctgttgaAAGCAGTCAACATTTAACCTTGCACCAATGCATAAAGAGCACCTGATTTCACAACAACAGGACGCAAATGGAATAATTTAGCATCAGTAAAGATTGAGTAACTACTCAGTTCTCCTTTGAAGGCTTTGAAAGGCATGTGAATTAGCTCTCCACTTCGGTGAGCATATAGGAGCAGTGAAGGATTTAAAAGTCTCCCTAGAGTCTTTATGAAACAAACACCTATTAATCATGTTCATCTCTTcttcccatctctttttttttttcttctaaactaCTTGTTTCTCATCAGTAGTAAAAAGTCAGTTGAAAAATGTCCAGATATCTGATTTGCATAAGGGATATTTTATAGGGCAGAGTTGTGTAAAAGTTAAACAATAACAACACCCAAGCTCATTATGTTTGTTACACATGTATTTTATGACCTTACCTAACATCGATTGCTAATGGTCTAGTAGAATTTGAGTTGATAACTGTAATCAGAGTCAATTTAGAGTCAAAAAAGAAAGTCATGCTTAAGCATAGCTTCTTAAATGTTATCTTAAAAGAGGAAAGTAAATACAAATAAACGTGGGTTTGTGGGCATAAAAGTTAGGAAATTCATGAggaatttttctaaaatagctGTCAAGTTATCCTCCTGCACATAGGCAAGTCCTTTCTCATACAAATCACTTGTCCTCTTCTGCCTAAATATATTTATGTCTTAGGCCCAAGGGATGGGCACATTTCCAGCTCATACAAAAATTTTAACCATATTGTTTTCTGATACTAGAAAAACTGAATTGTGCTCCTGAAGCTAATTTATGTCAACTCCCTTTGAAGGAGGCACAGAATTAAGTATTTGTTTAAATGTAGATAGTACATGTGTATCTTTGACAAGTATGCCATTAAGATACATTGAAGCATAATCATTAAAAGGTGTGATTACACAGATAGAGACTCTGGCAGCAACAAAATCAATGTATTCTGTATTATTAGAAAAACTATGGAGGAACACATTTTGAAAGTGtgtaaaaaaaaaccttaaaatttttgctttgatCCCTGAAACCAGTATTGGAACTTTCA
It encodes the following:
- the COMMD3 gene encoding COMM domain-containing protein 3 gives rise to the protein MELSEYVQKGFQMLADPGSFDSNAFTLLLRAAFQSLLDAQADEAVLDHPDLKCIDPVVLKHCHAAAATYILEAGKQRADKSTLSTYLEDCKFDRERIELFCTEYQNNRNSLEILLGSIGRSLPHITDVSWRLEYQIKTSQLHKMYRPAYLVTLNVENTDFPSHPEINFSCNMEQLQDLVGKLKDASKSLERATQL